ATCCTTTTTTTTACTTCGAACAAATTGATCTAGGAAAATTTCAGTTTTATTTTGGTAACTGGTGGGATCGTCGGCTTTTTGGTGAATTGGACGTTATTAAGGTCAAATTCAATTTTGATGACATTGAATATGAAAAATTAAGACGGGCGTTTGAACTAGACGGACAAAGTAAACGATTGAATAGTGATAAAATCAGTATGTTATCAAGTCAAGCCGATCAGTTACAAGCACTGATTGATTCTCAGGCTCAAAGGGATGAAGAAAAAGAGAAAACCAGATTGCAGTTGAAGAAATCTGCACAGGAAAAGGTAATGCCTTGGGAAGCTTCAAAAGCAAAAGAAGCCAAACAACAACTCATTAATCAACTTTCTAACTTGACTGAGCAGGATGAAAAAGCACAGGATGCATATCGGTTAATCAAAGATAACGAGAAGAAGGTACTTGAGTTATCAAAGGAAGATACATTGATTGGTTATGAAAAGCAAAGTATCATTGCTAAATTTGGTAGTTTTGATGCTTTTGAAGCATGCTGTGAATCCTTGTATCGTGATTATATTGCTGATTTAATAGCGACAAACGGGAGGATGAATACGAATGAGTAAAGAGTATGAAAAACCAACCGAAGTTTTTAAACCACATAATAATTCAGATATTGAACCAACCGAGAGTGCTACAACCTTGAGTACAGCAGGTCGGTTAATATCTTATAATAATCAACTAAAAGATGGTCTTGAGAATGGGTATAGTTTTACTAAGTTACTAGATCAATTGATTACGACAACCCATGCTGATGAATTATTTGCATCAGCCCGGGCGTTGAGTACATATCAATTGGATACTGCATATCTAACTTTCCCACAACAGTATAGTCAATCTGATTTTTATTTAATCTTCATTAATCGTCTAATGGCATTACATGACAGAGAACGTGTGATTTTACAGTCTTCTGATCAATATAAAGAACTTTACCATGAGTTTCCAGGAATTAATTCAGCTGGATATTTTATTTTTAAATTAGAGAGTACTGTTCAAGGTGGTGCCTACTACACAGAAAAAACAACTGGTGAAGCGTTATTTTATCTGAATTTGGAGAAACACGTTCTGAGATTCAATAGTAGGGCAGTAACACAATTATTACTAGTTGAGTATCATGATAGAATTGGACAAGATTCCATTAAAGGCTTCGAGAATTACTTACTGGATATTGGTAATTTTTTGAAGAAGGATTACGGCTTCGATGTTGACCTTACACTACTTGATCCCTCAAATAGCGCCGTTTACCAATTGGCAGATTCAAATCTTCCAAGTTCGATTATTGATCGATTATTTGTTGAAGCTGCGAATGGTGGTAGAATGCTTGAATTAGGAGAGAACAGTTCACCTATTCTTAGACTTGATAATGGAATTGTTATTGAATTATTCGAACAACACAATTATGAAGAGAATCTTGATTTGGGCTGGGTTATCCAAGTTTATGACCAACAACATGAAGTCGCTTGGTTTGATGTATTGTTAAGGTATGAATTCTTGAGAACATGGTATCTTGAGAATTTAAATGCATTAGAAATACAATCGGATGTACTTTATTTTAATTAGATAAATATGAGGTTTTTTAAAAAATGGATATTAAAAAATTAACGGATACAGTACGTTTCCGTGAAATCGATCAGGGTTATCGGATGGAGCAAAGAATTCCTCCTAATAAGCTAATGAATGCCTATTTGGAACTGAATTATTGCGCAAGTCTTCTTTTTAAGAAGGCTGTTACTATCGACAAGATTGATGACAATTCCGATGAAATCTTAACTTTGTATTGTAAAGCATTGATTCCTTTTTTTCAGATTGCCAATGATAAAAAATGGACATATCTGTTATTAATCTCTGATGAAAAATTGCATGAACTTGAAGATAAGTGGAAAACACAGTCATTTGCGAAAATTTATTTAATTTTGCAAAAATTACTTAATCAAAGCTATTTTGAACATCAATCCAGCTCGTTTCAACATGCTTGGCATATTTTCTTGAAATTTGGTGTTGTTGAATTACATCTATCTTCTAAGCAGATTGAGGAGCGTTTTCTTGTTCTTTGTGAAAAAAAGAGTGCTGATTCTTAATTGAATCGATGAGATAAAGTTAGTCATTGAGGGAAAACAAGCGACACCCAATAGTTAGATTTTTAATCTAATTATTGGGTGTCGCTAGTTTTAATATATATCAAAAATAAAAATATTATTATTGCTGTTTATCCATAAAATCGAAAAGTGCACCCTCACGTAGTCCATGATTTGAAAATAATATTTGAGGAATATGTAGTGTTCGCATAATTATAGAAATTGGTGTAAGTCCACCTACAATAACATCGGCACGAGCCTTTGCAAGTCCAGGAATCTTTTCACGCTCACTTTTATCCAAATCTACAAGTTCGGCAAAAATATCAAAGGCAGCATCACTGCTTAGTGTAAATCCATGGATATCTGGCGGATTTTCAGCATCAATTTTGCGACGAGCAATCTTTGCTAGGGTACGATTGCTTCCACCTAAAACCACAAGCTTAGTCTTGTGAGCATCTACAAGCCAATCAATATCGGTTAGGGCTTTTTCCACATCAGTCATTGCAAGAAACAAATCGGACGCTTTGATCTTGTCATCAAGGTTGAAAGCTTGAGAAATAGTTACAGAACCGAGCGGTAAACTTATTAAGTGAGATACCTGATTTTGTTTTACTAAAATTAATTCAGTACTTGCACCACCGGTATCCATAATTAGACATTCTTCACCTACATCAAGAGTTCGAGTTACTCCCAAAAAATCGAGGTAAGCTTCACGTTCACCAGTGATTACTTCAAAATCAATGCCAACCTTCTTTTTTACAAGCTGTAAGAATTCAGCTTGATTAGTTGCAGCCCTTACAGCGGCTGTTGCTAAAGCTTCAATATGGAGATGAGGGAGGTTTTCATAGACTTCCTCGAAATTTTTGAGTGCCTCAAGGGTTCGCTTGATAGGTTCTTCTTGCAGAACTTTTTCTGCACCCATATCTTCGGAAAGACGTACCATCTCTTTTAATTGATGAGTAACCTTGGTTGTACCATCATCTTTGATTTGAGTGATAGTCATTCTAACCGAATTAGATCCAAGATCAATCACCGCAAAGTTAATCATTTCTTTATTCCTCCTTGTCACTACCAGGAAGTCGTGGAGAATCGTCATGATGAGTCATCGGAATAAAAGTTGAAGCATTTCTTTTTTCTGCACGTTGTCGATCTAGTAGTAGTTGATTTTTTTGTTCTGCTTCTGTTACAAAATACTCTTGGACATCCAGACGTGTATGACCGCGACGGTCTAAATGTGTAAAAATGTCACCTTGCAGTATTCGCGTCTTCATATTATCATCCCACATCGTCCCAAAAATTGAAATGATTTTGTGTTTAATCTTGTCATCTAGTGCTGGAAATAACAACTCAACTCTTCGATTAAGATTTCTTGTCATCATATCGGCACTGGAAAGATAAACATCTTCATTTCCTTCGTTATAGAAGTAATAAATGCGGCTATGTTCAAGAAAACGGCCAACAATTGAATGGACTTCAATGTTGTCGCTGACACCTGGAATGTCTGTTTTTAGACAACATATTCCCCGAATAATTAATTGAATCTTAACTCCAGCAGCTGAAGCTTCATATAGATGTTCAATAATTTTTTGATCAGATAAGGAGTTCATCTTCATTTTGATAACAGCTTTGTGACCAGCTTTTGCGGCCATGATTTCATTATCAATTTTCTTATCAATAAAAGAACGGATACGTTTGGGAGAAATATGCAATTTATGGAAATAGGGTGGTTCTGAATATCCTGAAAGCATGTTAAATAAATTAGAAGCATCAATTCCGATGTCCCCATCAGCTGTGATAATCCCCATATCGGTGTAGAAATTTGCTGTTACATCATTGTAGTTACCGGTACCAAGGTGAATGTATCTACGGATACCATCGTCATCATGACGAATGACTAGGGCAATCTTGCAATGCGTCTTTAATCCGACAAGTCCATAAATAACATGGCACCCCATTTTTTCAAGTTGTTTAGCCCAACGAACATTGTTTTCTTCATCAAAACGAGCTTTTACCTCAACGAGAACAGTGACTTGCTTACCATGTTGTGCGGCTAGTCCAAGATAATTGATAATTGGAGATTTGCCAGAAACACGATAGAGAGTCATTTTGATTGCCAATACATTTGGATCAGTTGCAGCCTGACCAATGAAGTTCACGACAGAACTGAAAGAATCATAGGGATGGTGCATGAAGAAATCTTTTTTTCTAATTTGTGTAAAGAAGTTTTTGTTATTTGCTAGAGCAGGATCAACAAATGGTTTGAATTTTGAATATCTCAATTCTGGATGGCCTTCAATTAATCCAGGTAATTTTTTTAAGAATGTCAGGTCAATTGGACCATTAATTTCGTAAACCGCTTTTTTGTCGACATCCAAAGTTTCAATTAATCTTGATTTTAGACGATTGTGCATTGAGCTTTCGATTTCTAAGCGCATGACGCCTCCGTGCTCACGTTTCTTTAATTGTTTTTGAACTTCCCGAAGTAAGTCAGAAGTATCCTCCTCGGCAACATCTAAGTCCATATCACGAATGACACGATAAGTTGCAGCATCACTGACCTTATACCCAATGAAAAGAGTGCCAATGAATTCTTTAATAATATCTTCAAGTAGAATAAATGAATTCTCTTCATATGGGAGTCGGATAATTCTTGTAAAAACATCAGGAATTCTGACCGTTGCGAAGCGTCGATTTTTTTTGTTATCCGTCTCATGAAGACGTACGGCAATGTTCAGCGAATTATTGCTGATGAAGGGAAATGGGCGTGAAGAATCATCAGCCAAAGGTGTTAGTACGGGATATAATTCGTCATTAAAATAACGATGAATAAATTTATATTGTTCCTCAGTAGTTTCAGAAGCTGTGATTAGTTTAATATTATTTTTCTCTAGTTGTGGAATAATTGAGCGATTGTATGTCGTATAGCGTCGTATAACCATTTCTTGTTCTTTTTCGTTGATCTTATCAATTTGTTCTTTAGGTGTCATTCCAGAAGCATCAGTAGTTTCAATATTTACAGAATACATTTTATTCAGTGAAGCAACTCTAACCATGAAGAACTCATCAACATTGCTTTGTGTAATCCCAAGAAAATTTGCACGTTCAAGTAATGGATTTTCTGGTTCACGCGCTTCTTCAAGTACGCGCTCATTAAATTCCAACCAGCTTAATTCACGATTTTTAAAATAATCTTGCTTGTCAAATTTACTCATTGTAATTGCCTCCGTTGTTTTAGTATTGCTTTTAGACCAAATACTTTTTCAAAAAGTTCGGCTTTGTTGGTGAAGGACCATTGTTCCAAGGCAATATTTTGGTTTGAATATGCAAAAATAATCAATTCCGTTTCGCGTAGTGATATTGATATTTTTTGAATTTTTTCTTCGCGTGAATCATCTAAAGAATCAGCAATGCGCAAAAAAGAAGATAATTTTGCAACTTTCATTTGAACTTCTGGATCTAGTTGTTTGAAATGAGTTGCACTTGAAGATGGTGATTCACTACTATGATAACGTGCAATTTCAGCGATAATCAAGTTTTCAGTATTTGATAGACCGAGTACTTTTGTAGATTGTAAAATATATGCAGAATGGTTATAGTGTCCTTGCTGGTTAATGTAATTACCAATATCGGCAAGGATGCAGGATACTTGCAGTAAGAGACGCTCTCTTTTACCAAGATGATGTAATTTTTTTAATTGATCAAAAAGATGTAAAGCAATCATAGTAACATTTTCTCTATGTGATTTACTTGTAAGATAACGTGTAGCCATATTTTCTGCTGTAGTTAGGATCAATTCATCGAAATTCTGTTTTTTTAATCCCGTCCTTTGGGCACGATCAATTGCAAGTCCATCAGAAACTGTGATATCAGTTAAAATAATATTTTGTGCTTTAATTAATCTAATGATTTTGTTTAACAGCAAGAAATATGAGGTAATACTTGTTATCTCATTTTCATCAACTTTAAAAAAATCCATTAAAAATTGGTCAGAAGCATTGGTGACTTTTTGATAAAGTTTTTTGAACTCTTCAAGCGGCATGGCATATGAAGTCTGATCAACTGGAATGAACTTTTTATTAATGATCAATGAATCTTGTAAAATTAAATTAGAAGATATTTTTTGGTTTGCGAAAACATGTTTAAGATGTTCAAGCTTACTGTCGATATAATCGTCAAGGACAGTCATTGAACTATTCGTGGTAGGCTTTAATGTCCTATTAACATCATAGAGTTGAGCAGATCCTAGATCGACATTCCAAGTAGAGGCGAATTTTTGATTATTGAATTGAGATAGGGAAACACGTTCTGAACCAAGACTTAACAAGAATGTTAGGGACGAACTAATTTTTTTAAAATTATCTAAGTGTGTCACAATTGCTACAGCCTTATAGTAGGTTAATTGGCTTGTATTTAGCCAATGAATTCGCAAGGTTGTTCGAACATAGATTTGTTCACCTAAGTAACGTGCACTAATTTCATCTAAGGGTTGTTGATTACCCCAAAAGCGGTAATTTTTAACACCGTATTCTTTTAGAATAAGTAAGAAACCATTAAGGGATTTTGTAATGGCTTGTATATTATGTTGATATTCATAAGTGTGGTTACTGTAAAAGTTAGATGTGACTTCTTCTATAACTGAGAAGTCATTTAAATCCACAATAGAGAGCTTAGTTTGTCTGGGAGTCATATAAATGATGCCGTATAGTTTTTTTGCCACAAGATTCACCTCAATATTTAGTTTCTTATTTAATATTAACAATTTTTTACTTTTTTTTAAAGAAAGGTTGTGTAAATAATAGGTAATTAAAAATCTTTTTACGAGAAAAAAAATAGCCAGTAAAATTAGATGAAAATACTTTTTGCTTATTTTTAAGCAGTATTGAGGTGAGATTTTCAGCGCGTACTTTTGTTAAAAAAATATTTTTAAGTGATGAATTGATGTTTTCAACTGACAAAACGAGCTAATCATGGTAATATTTTATAAGATATTAAAGCATTTTCAATATCATAAGTTTTATAACATCGTATGATAGAAAACCGTATAATAAGATAACTGAATAGGAATGGGAATTTTCATGGAAAAAAAGAAATTACACATTGCATTGTTTTTTGGAGGTAACTCATCAGAGCATGCTGTTTCAAAGCGCTCAGCACATAACATTTATGACGGAATGGATAAAGATAAGTATGATGTATCTGTATTTATGTTCACAAAAAATGGCTATCTTTTAGGAAACAAAGATTCAATGAGAATTTTTGATGGGGAAGATGAAGATACAGTTGTTGCAGAAGCAACTGCGAATATTGATTTTTCTAACCCACTTGCAAATATTCAAAATATTTCTGAAGTTAAAAATATTGATGTTTTCTACCCAGTTATTCATGGCAATATGGGAGAAGATGGTACAGTGCAAGGCTTATTTAGATTATTGAACAAGCCTTGGATTGGTAGCGGAGTTGCATCTTCAGGTGTTTCTTTTGATAAAGATTTGACGAAGCAATTATTGACTCTTCATGGTATCCGCAATACAAAGTATGTTGTAGTTACTCCAGAAAATCAAACTCAATATACTTATGAGAACTGTAGCAAGAAGCTTGGAACAACAATGTTTGTTAAGCCAGCTCGTCAAGGTTCTTCAGTTGGAATTTATAAAGTTGAGAACAAAGATGAATTTGATAAGGCTGTTAAAGAAGGATTCCATTATGATTTTAAGTTGCTCGTTGAAGAAGCAATTGATCATCCGCGCGAAGTAGAATGTTCAGTATTAGGTAATCGTAATGCAAAGGCTTCAAAACTTGGAGCAATTAAGATACCTGATGATGATGTCTTCTATGACTATAACAATAAGTTTGTGGATGCCTCAGGTGTTGAGTTTGAGATGCCAGTAGAATTACCAGAGGACTTAACAGCAGAAATCAAGCAAATGTCATTAGATGCTTTTCGTGTGTTGGGTAATCGTGGTCTAGCAAGAATGGATTTCTTGGTTGACAGTAATAACGTACCCTATTTTGGTGAAGTTAATACCTTACCTGGCTTCACGAACATTTCGTTGTATCCACAATTATGGGCCGTATCAGGAATTGACTATAGTGATTTGATTGACCAGCTAATTGAATTAGCAATTACTGAATTTAATGATAATGCAAAACTTCATTATGATTTTGTAGATCTTGGTGAAGAAAAATTACCTGAAAAGAAGTAGATATTACTAATAAATAGTTTATTATGGAAAATGATCAGATGATTCATAACCAATATTAGTGACTATTTTTAATAGAATAAGCTGATTAAAGGGGTGTACCAAAAAATTTATTTTGGAACATCTCTTTTAATTTTATGTTAAGGGTAATAAATTTTTTGCGTATATTATTTACATAATAAAGGAGGAGTTTGATGAGATGTTCATGGGCAATGGGGAACGACTTGTTGATGGCGTATCATGATAAGGAGTGGGGCGTGCCAAAAAAAGAAGAGAGAATCCTTTTTGAGATGCTTTCACTTGAAATAATGCAGGCTGGGCTGAAGTGGGAAGTTATTCTAAAAAAACGGGCAGGTTTTAAAACTGCTTTTTATGATTTTGAAGTAAAAAAAATTGCAGAAATGACAGAAGCGGATGTTCAAAACTTAATGAGCAACAAAGAAATTATTCGTAATCAACGAAAAATTCGGGCAATTATAAGAAATGCTCAAACTTTGCTTGAATTAAAGAAAAACACAGAATTCGACTTTGGCGAATACCTATGGAATTTTATCGGGAATAAACAAATTGTTAATCATTGGGAATTTGGTGAACAAGTACCAGCACAAACAGCGCTCTCGCAAAAAATTGCAAAGGATATGAAAAAACTTGGTTTTGCCTTTGTCGGACCAACGATAGTTTATTCATTTATGCAGTCTATAGGGATGGTTGATGACCATTTAACAAATTGTGAGATAAAAAAGAGTCGGGGGTAAGCAAAGTTTCTTAGTAAAGCTATGACTATTTAAGTGAGAAGGTTTTAACTTATGAAACACGTTTATTCGTAATAAAGAGAGGGCCTAGATCAAAATTTAACTTTGACCCAGGTCCTCTCTTTTTCAACTAATTAACTTTATTCTTCAGGTTGCTTATTGTCCAAATCTGTCCGAACAACAAGAACATCACAACTTGCAGTTCTCGTAACATACTCTGTAACTGAGCCCAAAAGTAAACGTTCAACTGTATTCAAACCAGTAGCACCAATCATAATTAAATCAGTTTCTAATTCGGTAGGTTTGTCCTTAGCGATAATTGTTTTTGGTGCACCATATTCGATCGAATAAGATATATTTTCAACACCGTCAGCTTTAGCCTCATTGATATAACTTTCGATCTTTTTCTTGGCAGTCTCAACAACTTCGTCTACCATGCTGGCATCATAACTCGAAATATTTTGGAAGGCACGTGTATCAACAACATGAAGTAACTCTAAGTGTGCTTCTTTACCATTTCTCTTTGCAACAGCGACGGCTTTTTTGAATGCCAATTCAGCTTCTTTTGATCCGTCGACAGGTACTAGAATATTTTTATATTGTTGTAACATACAAATCACCCTTTCATCTTTCACTTACATTTTACTGCATTTTTTTAGAATTTTAAAGAAAAATGATGAATAATAGTGAATTATTTCTCAATATAGCTTAACATCAAAACGGGTAGAATTGGAATGATTGCTACATCAAGAATTAGGATAATTGATAAGAATAATTGATTATTGAGTAGGAGACTTACAAAGGTTAAAAAGGCGAGAAATATTAACGTTGTCCCAGTGATTTGAATAATAATTCTTAAATCTCTATGTTTCTCGGGATGAAAAAGCATAAATGGTTTGTTCTTGTGTTTTAACAAGTACAAGCCAATAAAAAGAAGCAATATTCCAAGTAAGAATACGAATAAACTTATGATTGTATTTATCATCACAATTCCTCACAGAACAATAATATTGTGTACTGTCAATTTTCTTAGTCTTAAGGAAATTGACAAGCATAAATGGAAAGGGCTGCACCAAAACAAATGTCTCAGTACAACCCTTCCGTCCAAAGAATAAACTTTGGAATCCGTCTAATGCCGTTAATCGTCTCTGTAGTTGAACCCGCAAACAAGCAGGTGGTTTTTGATAATTTAGCTTCTAACTTCCTACTTAAAATAGGCATGTTATCCACAAAATATTTCAAAAGCCAAGGTATATAAGTGTTCGGTCAACCTTACATTATGAGACAACGCGTACATTTCAGATTATGTTTACATCTTAGCATACTATTCTGCTTTTTTCAAATGTTAACGGTTACTTTTTGCTTTTTTGCATCTTTTTTAAACGTGCATACTGTTCCTTTAACACGGTTTCATAGCGCCCATTATCTTTTGGCTCATAGTAGCTCTTATTCTTGATTGGATTTGGTAGATATTGTTGTGGAATCCAATCGTGAGGATAATCATGAGGATACAGATAATCAGTTCCATGACCAAGTATTTTAGCACCTTGATAATGTGCATCTTTTAGGTGTGCCGGAACATCACCATAGCCACCGCGATTAATGTCTGCGAGTGCTCCGTCAATGGCGTTTATCGCAGAATTGGATTTAGGTGATAGACAAAGATCAATTACTGCAACCGCTAAAGGAATTCGAGCTTCAGGCAAGCCAATTTTTTCAGCTGCAGTCACAGCATCAACAGTTCTTGCAGCTGCAGGAGGATTCGCTAGTCCAATGTCTTCATATGCAATTGTTAAGAGCCTGCGATTAACACTGATTAAGTCACCGGAAGCTAGCAAACGTGCAAGGTAATGAAGTGCGGCGTCCGTATCAGAACCACGAATGGATTTTTGAAAGGCGGAGATTACATCGTAATGCGCATCTCCATCTTTATCTTGTACGAGAGCTTTGTGCTGTAAGCATTCCTCAATAATGGGTAAAGAAATCTTTATTTCTTGACTTCCATTTTCTGGCGTAGTTGATCTAACAGCTAATTCGAGGGCATTTAAAGCACTACGCAGATCTCCGTTTGTAGCACGACAAAGGTGAGTCGATGCATCAGAAGTTAAGGCCACATTATATGATCCTAGACCGTTAGTTTTATCGGATAATGCACGCTCAATGGCAATCTTAATGTCATCTTCTGTTAGAGGTTTAACCTCAAATATTTGTGTACGGCTTCTTATGGCCGGGTTGATTGCGATATAAGGATTTTCTGTTGTTGCACCAATTAAGATAATCCGGCCACTTTCAAGATGAGGTAATAAAAAATCCTGTTTTGGTTTAGTAAGACGATGAATTTCGTCAAGTAAGAGGATAACTGTACCACTCATCTTTGCTTCTTCAGCGACCACTTCTAATTCTTTTTTTGAATCAGTCGCGGCATTAAGCATTCTAAAAGCATATTTTGTTGAACCAGCGATAGCACTGGCAATACTCGTTTTTCCTGTTCCAGGGGGGCCGTAGAGAATCATTGAAGAGAGCAATTTGGCATCGACCATTCGTCTGATGATTTTACCTGGACCAACTAGATTTTGTTGACCGACAACTTCTTCAATATTCTTAGGGCGCATGCGGTAGGCTAGGGGCTTTAGCATAAGCTATCTCCTTTCATACATTTTATAAATAAAGTATAACATTGTATCATGTTTCGGTTACTGTTTTGAAGGGATTAAAAAAACCAGATTCATAAAAGAATCTGGCTAAACTGACAAGAAGTCGGTTATTAAAGTTTGTTGTAGTATTCAACGATAAGAGCTTCATCAACTTCAGCTTCAAGTTCTTCACGTTCTGGTAAACGAACTAATGAACCTTCAAGCTTGTTCTCATCAAAAGTTACAAATTGTGGACGACCAACAATTGCTTCAAGAGCGTCTTTAACAATTTGCAAGTTCTTTGATTTTTCACGCAATGAAATTACATCACCTACAGAAACTTCGTATGAAGGAATATCAACACGCTTGCCATTAACTGTAATGTGACCATGGTTTACCAACTGACGTGATTGACGACGAGTTGTAGCTAAACCTAAACGGTAAACAACATTATCCAAACGTTGTTCCAACAAAATCATGAAGTTGTCACCATGACGACCTTGACGAATCTTGCCAGCACGCTTGAAAAGGTTTGAGAATTGACGTTCTGAAAGGCCATAAATCATGCGAAGCTTTTGTTTTTCGCGTAATTGCAAACCATATTCAGATAATTTACGACGGTTGTTTTGACCGTGTTGTCCTGGAGCATATGGACGACGTGCTAATTCTTTACCTGTACCAGTCAATGAAATACCTAAACGACGTGATACTTTCCAACTTGGACCTGTATAACGAGACATAAAAAAGTTCCTCCAATAATTTTTTTGGAGTAAAATAGGCTGTCTACTTAGTATTCGTGCAGTTTGTTTTGCAGCGTTCACTCTTGCAGCCGAAGAGGTACTGACTGAACCAAATAGGGCAACGAACTGTTGACGAGCTTACCGCAGACTGCTGCATATTTTACACAGGAAACAGTATATCTAAAAATCGATCATTAGTCAAGTAAGTCACAATGATCAAGTAAGGTGGTAACTAAAGAATTTAATGTCAAGCGGTCAGCTTCTGTAAAACGATTTTCATTAGGAGAATCAATATCTAGTACCCCAATTTTTTTACCATTCTTAATTAGTGGAACAACTATTTCTGAACGACTCGCTGCGTCACAGGCAATGTGACCTGGAAATTCCAAGACATTGGCAACCACTAAGGTTTTTCCTTCTTGGAAGGCTGTTCCACAGACACCTTTACCAATTGAGATGTGCATGCATGCAACTTTTCCTTGAAATGGTCCAAGAACCAATTCGTCATTCTTTTGTTCATAGAGATAAAAGCCAGCCCAGTTAATGTTGGGAAAACTTTCGAAGATTAAAGCAGATGTATTTGCTAAATTGGCAACAAAATTTGTTTCATTTTTTAATAATGAATCCAATTGTTGAATTAAAAGTGTATTTTTCATTTTTAAACTCCTATTCAAGTATACTATTTCTGTGTAAGTTGATATAACTATGATATAATTAAATAGATTTTAGATTGAAACGATTAATTAGGCAAGTTTTTAATAGGTGGTAAAATATTAGTTCTTGCCGATAGAAGACAAAAAGTGTATTTACATAGGAGTGAGGACTTGATGACGTTAGTTTTGAGCGCAATTGTAATAGTCGCAGTGGTGGTCTATTTTTCCTTTTTTTATTTGCAACGGAAAAATGCCTCCGAAATTGCGGTGAAGAAGGAGCAAGTCAATAAGCTTGTTGAGTCTTCGGTACATAAAGAGATCCTCAGCACAGAAAAAATCAAGTTATCTGGTGAGTCGCTCACACAGTTTGAGGAGACGAAGCAAAATTATTTATATATGGTCAATCATAAATTGCCTCAGATATCCGAACATTTGACAGAATTGGTAGACGCGAATGGACATTATCGCTTTTTTGAAGTTAGAAGAGAGTTAAATTTACTTAATACTAAACTTGAGACTGCAACTAAATTAGAAAAAGAAACAAAGCAAAATTTGCAAGAGTTTAAGAAAAGTAATTTAGAACACCAAAAGAGAATAAAGCAATTAGAGCAAAAATATCAAAATATTCGTAAAACACTACTTGCAAAGAACTTTTCCTATGGTCCTAGTATTGACAAGTTAGAGGAAGATTT
Above is a window of Liquorilactobacillus hordei DSM 19519 DNA encoding:
- a CDS encoding RNA degradosome polyphosphate kinase, which translates into the protein MSKFDKQDYFKNRELSWLEFNERVLEEAREPENPLLERANFLGITQSNVDEFFMVRVASLNKMYSVNIETTDASGMTPKEQIDKINEKEQEMVIRRYTTYNRSIIPQLEKNNIKLITASETTEEQYKFIHRYFNDELYPVLTPLADDSSRPFPFISNNSLNIAVRLHETDNKKNRRFATVRIPDVFTRIIRLPYEENSFILLEDIIKEFIGTLFIGYKVSDAATYRVIRDMDLDVAEEDTSDLLREVQKQLKKREHGGVMRLEIESSMHNRLKSRLIETLDVDKKAVYEINGPIDLTFLKKLPGLIEGHPELRYSKFKPFVDPALANNKNFFTQIRKKDFFMHHPYDSFSSVVNFIGQAATDPNVLAIKMTLYRVSGKSPIINYLGLAAQHGKQVTVLVEVKARFDEENNVRWAKQLEKMGCHVIYGLVGLKTHCKIALVIRHDDDGIRRYIHLGTGNYNDVTANFYTDMGIITADGDIGIDASNLFNMLSGYSEPPYFHKLHISPKRIRSFIDKKIDNEIMAAKAGHKAVIKMKMNSLSDQKIIEHLYEASAAGVKIQLIIRGICCLKTDIPGVSDNIEVHSIVGRFLEHSRIYYFYNEGNEDVYLSSADMMTRNLNRRVELLFPALDDKIKHKIISIFGTMWDDNMKTRILQGDIFTHLDRRGHTRLDVQEYFVTEAEQKNQLLLDRQRAEKRNASTFIPMTHHDDSPRLPGSDKEE
- a CDS encoding DNA-3-methyladenine glycosylase I, yielding MRCSWAMGNDLLMAYHDKEWGVPKKEERILFEMLSLEIMQAGLKWEVILKKRAGFKTAFYDFEVKKIAEMTEADVQNLMSNKEIIRNQRKIRAIIRNAQTLLELKKNTEFDFGEYLWNFIGNKQIVNHWEFGEQVPAQTALSQKIAKDMKKLGFAFVGPTIVYSFMQSIGMVDDHLTNCEIKKSRG
- a CDS encoding exopolyphosphatase; translated protein: MINFAVIDLGSNSVRMTITQIKDDGTTKVTHQLKEMVRLSEDMGAEKVLQEEPIKRTLEALKNFEEVYENLPHLHIEALATAAVRAATNQAEFLQLVKKKVGIDFEVITGEREAYLDFLGVTRTLDVGEECLIMDTGGASTELILVKQNQVSHLISLPLGSVTISQAFNLDDKIKASDLFLAMTDVEKALTDIDWLVDAHKTKLVVLGGSNRTLAKIARRKIDAENPPDIHGFTLSSDAAFDIFAELVDLDKSEREKIPGLAKARADVIVGGLTPISIIMRTLHIPQILFSNHGLREGALFDFMDKQQ
- a CDS encoding universal stress protein, encoding MLQQYKNILVPVDGSKEAELAFKKAVAVAKRNGKEAHLELLHVVDTRAFQNISSYDASMVDEVVETAKKKIESYINEAKADGVENISYSIEYGAPKTIIAKDKPTELETDLIMIGATGLNTVERLLLGSVTEYVTRTASCDVLVVRTDLDNKQPEE
- a CDS encoding D-alanine--D-alanine ligase family protein: MEKKKLHIALFFGGNSSEHAVSKRSAHNIYDGMDKDKYDVSVFMFTKNGYLLGNKDSMRIFDGEDEDTVVAEATANIDFSNPLANIQNISEVKNIDVFYPVIHGNMGEDGTVQGLFRLLNKPWIGSGVASSGVSFDKDLTKQLLTLHGIRNTKYVVVTPENQTQYTYENCSKKLGTTMFVKPARQGSSVGIYKVENKDEFDKAVKEGFHYDFKLLVEEAIDHPREVECSVLGNRNAKASKLGAIKIPDDDVFYDYNNKFVDASGVEFEMPVELPEDLTAEIKQMSLDAFRVLGNRGLARMDFLVDSNNVPYFGEVNTLPGFTNISLYPQLWAVSGIDYSDLIDQLIELAITEFNDNAKLHYDFVDLGEEKLPEKK